The Pseudomonadota bacterium genome segment TGCTTTATTTACTTGTTGGAGGCTTGGAATTTTACCAGCTGAACCTACGCTGTTCGCCTACCTAAAATTCAGATTACCCACTCAAAACGCAAAAGAGCCTGTTTACACTATAATCACTTGAACAGCTCAAGGTCTTTTTCCTTATCCCAGTTTGCGTTACATTCTACTATGCCAACTTGTTGATCGTTTGCACTAACAAAACCTCGTGCACGGCCATAAGGCTTGCCACTCATTCGGTAAATATGTAATTCTTTTCTGGTATAATTAACAAATACGGTTTTTACAGTGGGGTTTTGATAATTTTCGGTGGGTACAAGGGGAATCCAGTGCGTACACACCATATCAGGCATCTTAAGGGTATCATAAGTACCACGGAGACCACGACCATTAACAATCGGTGCAGTTGTATAAATTCTAGCCGATCCCAAATAGTAACGGTAGTTGAATTTTTCATGCTTGAGTTTTTCATGCTTGAGTTTTTCGCTAGGGTAACGTGCTAACACCTCAAATAAATGTTGGTTTTTGTAATTTCGGGTTTCCTCTAACTTTAAAAGAGCTTCTACATTAAGGTTGGGAAGAGGGCTTGGAGATTGGCCATACCTAAAAAATGTTTTAGATTTAAACTTTGTAAATTGGCTATACAGGAGTATCTCTTGTAAATTAACTTGGCTGCCTAGTTTCATTGTCAATGCGGTGGTGCCAGTGCCGATTATTTTTCCCAAAAAGACATCGGTGCTGTTTTTCAATTCAATCACTAAATTACCAACATGAGTTGTTCCCATGAGGTTTATTTTACCAAAGAGAACCTTGGGCCTATCTGCATAAAATCTTGAATTTATGTCAGTTTCAAACCACTCTTGCACATGGAAGGTCCCGGAACCCAAATTAAGATCCCCACTTTTATGCTGAAAGTTGCTAACATGAAAATCTGTTGTTTTGCAAATTTTAGTATTAATAGTAGTGAGGTTTTTTGCTTTTATATTCAAGCAAGTAAGCTTTAAATTATTCAAAGCTATAGATCCTGGGGAGTTAATCTTAAGCGCTAAGTTTTGGTATTGTTTATTACCTTTAATGGTTAGCGCGTTGTCTTGGTCAAAACTTAAGGCTGCAAACTTTTGAAATTTAGATGGATTCACCAACCGCCCCGTAGCTAGATTTTTAATTTCTACCTTACGGGCAGGGGTGTTTACGACATCGATTTCATAATTAATGGCTTGACAGACACTGTTCGGGAGTAAGAAGCATAGGCTTACCAACAGTGTGATTATTTTGAATTTCATAGTACAGCCCCCATCTTTAGTAAGTGTGCGTTTGTGTAATATTATTTATAGATTTCATATCCCCAGTATTCAATATATATCATTGGACTAGTGTGTTAGTCAATAGTGTTGACTGACACTGTTGACTGATGTACATGAAGTTAACTTCCGATAAACCTTGCGTATTGCATATCCGGTCTCTAATTATTTTTTAATGTTGAGCTCAAAAGAAATTGGATCCCGGATCGTAAGCTTTTGTAGCCCTAGCCCAGAGGGGCTTGAGCTGCAAAGAGCAACGTTCGGACAGCGTCCGTTAACAATGACTACCGATCACTGATGATCAAGGCTCTTAGCCCTGCTGTGCCAGGTCAGGGCAAAGAAAAAGGCTCCAGCAATAGCGCTAAAAATAAAGAATAAGAAACTGCCACTCCAGCCCCAGTGGGGCATAATCAAGCCGATGCCAATACCACTGAGACCTGCGCCAAGATAGCCGAAGGTTCCCGTAAGTCCAGTTGCCATACCAGCAGCCTTTTTGGAGGCAAAATCAGCCGCAGCCACGCCTACCATAACTTGCGGACCATATACCAAAAAACCTATGGCAAAAAGTATTAGAGCATCTATTGAGGCATATCCTGCAGGTAGGATCCAAAGACAAAACAGAGCAACGATAAGGCCAAGCATATAGATAAAGCCAACGGGGCCGCGACGTCCATGGAATAAGCGATCTGAAACAAAGCCGGCACAGACACCACCTCCAAGTCCAGCCAGCTCAAACGCTGCAGCCTGCCATCCAGACATAATAATGCTGCTGCCCCTTTCCTGTAAGAACCAGGGAGCCCAGGTAAAGACCCCCATGCGCACCAGGTAAAGGAACATATTGGCAATGCATACATACCAGAGTAGCTTATTTTCCAACACGCGACGTATTAGCTCACGTTGAGGCAGATCATCTTCTTCAGTGGCTTTTGGGGTGGGTAAGCCCTTGTAGACTTCAACTGGTGGAAACCCAAGGGATCTAGGGGTGTCGCGTAAACGATTGAATAGAAAAAGGCTCATGATCGTTGCAATGATTGCGGGAATATAAAAGACAGCTTGCCAACTAATCCACTGGATAACGTAACCGGAAAAAATAAAAATCAGGGCGCCACCAATTTGGTGCGAACAATTCCAAAAGCCCCACTTGGTTCCCAACTCTTTGGGAGCAAACCAGTGGGTGAGCAAGCGGGCAATAGGAGGCCAGGCCATTGATTGAAAGCAAGCATTAATAGTCCAGAAAAAACCGAAAAATATAAGACTACTGCCGAGTCCCATAAAGTAATTGACGGTAGCCGACCCTACTAAACCAGCAGTCATGAAATAGCGGGCATTAGAGCGATCACTAAAATAGCCGTTGACAAATTTACCTATGCCATATGTCCAGTAGAAAATTGATACAATGATTCCTAGTTGAAAAGTGGTATAGCCAAACTCATTCTCAAGGGTAGGCATGGCCATGGCAAAATTGCCGCGGACGAGATAAAAGGTGGCGTACCCAAAGATTGTGGTGTACATGATACGCCAGCGCCAATAATGGTACTTACTGCGGGTTGCATCGCACATGGTCTCATCGCGCGGGGCATCATCAGGAATGTAATTAGGTTGCTGTAGTACGCGAGCAGCTGAATTCTGCATTGTTTCACCATCAAGCTATTTAACCAATGCCTGACCCTATCAGAAAATGATTCAGTTGCAAATGTTTTTCAAGATGTTAGGTTGGGAAGAGATGCAGTCAAAAGTGTGTGCTTAGTATCACCACCACTTTTTTTATTGAAGTGCTTGAAGAAAAATAATTGGATCCTGAGTCGCAAAGCTTTTCCAGCCCATTCTTTTTCAAAGATGGGCTGGAAAATCAGCGTTCAGGATGACGCCACGGAAATTGAGGATTATATCATCATGACAAATGTTGCCCCATCAACTTTAACCATCAATTCACCCGGAAACTTCCCACAAGTGCGTTTGCGGCGCAATCGTCAGCACAAATGGTTGCGGCGCCTGGTTGCTGAAACGACATTAAGTATTGATGATCTGATTCAACCGGTTTTTGTTTGTGGGCAAAGCGATCCACGTGAAATCCCTTCAATGCCCGGCATTAAACGTCACAGTGTTACTGAGCTTGTTGAATACGCAGCAACAATTGAGCAGAAAAGAATACCAGCGATCGCTTTGTTTCCGTTCTATGGGCCGGCGCAACGCCTGGAGAACGTTATTGAGCTACTGCGAGCTGAAAATTTACTCTGTCAGGCAATCCAGCAAGTAAAGCATGCAGCGCCAGAGTTGGGCATCATTGTCGATGTGGCGTTGGACCCTTACACTACACATGGACAAGATGGTATTGTCCGCGATGGGCAAGTCATCAACGATGAAACTGTTGAATTGATCTCACAATATGCCGTTTTATTAGCTCAAATGGGTGCTGATATTATTGCTCCTTCTGAGATGATGGACGGACGTGTGGGTGCGATTCGCCAAACGCTAGACGGTGCTCGGCACCAAGACGTTGGAATTATGTCGTATGCTGCTAAGTACTCCAGTGCGTTCTATGGACCATTTCGTGATGCCGTGGGGTCCAAAACTTGTCTAGGTCAGGCCGATAAGCATACCTATCAAATGGATCCAGCCAATACCAACGAGGCTTTGCGTGAGGTTGCGCTTGATTTAGCTGAGGGCGCTGATAGTGTGATGGTGAAACCGGGGATGCCGTATTTGGATATCGTGCATCGGGTTAAGACTGAGTTTGGGGTGCCAACTTTTGTCTACAACGTCAGTGGTGAATACGCGATGCTAAAAACCGCTGCCAAAGAGGGCTGGCTGGATTATGATGCTTGCGTTTTGGAAATGCTGCTGGCATTTAAACGTGCTGGAGCTGACGGAATTTTGACTTACGCTGCCAGTGATGCAGCAGATTTATTGAGGAAGCAAGGCTGATGCGGTTAAGATTTTTGTTTTTGGGTATTTTTGTGGCGTGCATGTTATCTGGCTGTGTCGCTCAGACGTTTTTAGGTGATGAGGATGAGGATCAGGCAGATCTTGAGTTGCCAGAGGAATTTCCAATCCTTCACGATGTGCCCGAGCGACCCGCACCAGAGAATATGAATTTGGTGGCGTTTGACCTTAAGTTGGCAGACGAAAGCAATTTGACCAACCTTGAGTATAACAGGGACCTGCGTGAGAAATTAGGGTTAGAAGTGGAGCAATAACTTGTGTGAGCGTGCAGATAGTTGTACGTATACTCGCGCCCCGGTCATAAATTGCGCTTTTGGACACCCTCTGTAGCCGTCATCTCGGACTTGATCCGGGGCAGGATCCATTTCCAACCCAATCATTTTCAACTAATTTAGTTTTATCTGTATACTCTCGTGAAATCAAAACCTTGTCTCTAACTAGATCTCAATTACCCTGTCCGTTGATAAAATCGAATTCCTCTAAGGACATCAATCGTTCGCAGCAGTTGGTAATCCACTGGTTTTTTTCGCTTGGACTTATCTACCGTTTGGGAATCAAGTTTGGAAGCTTCGGCTGAATCTCCATTTTTAGCAGGCTTTTTAATTTTTTTGCCATTAACATCCATGGGAGTGACGGCACGACCAAAGTCGGATTCGCGAATGCGAGCACTTTCATCCAGCAGTTTAACATCAACTGCTTGCTTAATTGTGATGTCAGGTTTAATTCCACTTTTTTGGATAGAGCGACCTTTGGGTGTAAAGTAAAGAGCTGTTGTCAGTTTCAAGGCACCTCCATTGACCAGCGGGATCACCGATTGAACTGAGCCTTTGCCAAACGAGGATGTGCCCAGTACGATTCCTCGTCTATGATCTTGCAGCGCGCCAGCTACAATTTCAGAGGCAGAGGCTGACCCTGCATTAATCAAAACCGCTACTGGAATGCCCCTTGCCATTTCTCCTGGTCGGGATTGGATGGTGTGGGTGCGGCCCTTTTGTCTGGCCTTAATTGTTACAACTGGTTTATTGTCAAGAAACAGGTTGGATACAGAAACAGCTTGATCTAAGAGCCCTCCAGCATTATTTCGCACATCAAGGACGATGCCTTCAAGTTTGGGGCCCAATTTGTCTTTGAATTCTTCAATAGCTGCCAACACTTCTTTGGTGGTCACCTCATTAAAGGTGACAATACGAATGTAGCCAATGTTCTTTTCAATGCGTGGTTTGACCGGATCAATTTGGATGATGGCTCGTTTGATGTTAACAGTAAAGTCAGGCCTACTGGTTCTGCGAATGGTTAGCTCAACACTTGTGCCTACATCTCCCTTTAATAGGTCCACCGCTTGAATCAGCGAGAGCCCAAAGACAGGTTGCTTTTCAATGCGGATGATTAGATCGCCTGGCAGTAGTCCAGCTTTATCTGCCGGTGTATCATCTAAGGGGGAGATGATTTCAACCAATCCATCTTTCATCGTGACTTCAATGCCAAGGCCACCAAATTTACCCTCGGTTTGTCCCTTAAGCTGGGCATATTTATCTGGATTAAGGTAGCCAGAATGTGGATCAAGCGCACTTAGCATACCGTTTAGAGCGCCTTCCAACAACTCATTGTTGTCTGTGGGTTCAACGTAAGTGTCCAACACATGCTTGGCAACACTGGCATAAAATACCGCTGACTGACGCAGGCTTATGTCCTCTTTGGGAGGTGTCTTTGTTTTTGCAGCAAATACATTGTTTCCTGTCAGGGCAAAACCTAGTAACAGGCTTATGCAAGCGCATATTTTTATTTTCTTCATCTATGACCGTCGTTAACCGTTCTCTTTAGATATAAAGTTTAGCGGATTTATAACAGGATACCAAGATGAGAATGTCGCTTTGATGAGTTGTTAAAAAAATATACTCGTCCCGGGCATAAATTGCGCTTTTGGATATCCTTTTCAGTCGTCATGCCGGCTCATCACACTCCATTTTCCAGTCCACAGTCCCTTAGGGACTAGGAAAAATAGTCTGTCCTGGACTTGATCCGGGAGGTGGCCGGCTGTACAACTTCAGGATTCAATCCTGAAATTGTACAAGATATACTCTCGTGAGAGACGGCATTAAAGTTATCAACTAGCGGCAGCTTGAGAGCATAGGAGAGATATACTGAAGCTGAATCAAACTGTTGGTTTTCTGGTGCACTCAAAGTGCTCATTTACCTAAGTAAACTGCGCGCTTTTCGTTACCATAAAACTCAACATTTTGATTCAGCACGGGTATATTAAGTTTAGATGTCACTTTTGGGTGTGGTTCAATTTTTCTTCATTTTAACTTAGGTTTCATGGCATAATCACCCAAAATCAAGAGGGACCTTACATGAGACCAAACCCACTCATCATCGGAAATTGGAAGATGCATGGCTCGACAAGCCAAGCACGGGAGCTGGCTGAGTATTTTCGAGGCCAAGTGCTCAAACAGGAACTCAAAGCAGAAGTTGTGCTGTGTCCAGCTTTTCCTTACCTTACATTGGTTGCTCACTATCTTGTAGGGACTACACTAAAATTGGGCGGGCAAGATTGTCACACTCAAGTTGAAGGAGCGTATACGGGCGATGTAAGTGCAGCCATGCTCAGTGATTTGGGGTGTGCTTATGTGATTTGCGGTCACTCAGAACGACGCAGTCAACATCAAGAATCTGATGTGATCGTCAAAGCCAAAGCAGAGGCTGCACACAAAGCTGGATTGATTTCTGTGATTTGCATTGGGGAGAATCAACACCAAAGAGACAAAGGGCGCACTCTAGAAGTTCTGTATGAACAAGTCAAAGGATCATTGCCGGCAACGGCTACATCTAAAAATACCGTGTTTGCTTATGAACCACTTTGGGCAATCGGTACGGGAACTGCTGCCAGAGCCCAAGATGTGAATGTGGTTTTTAAATTTTTGCAGCAGCAAATAAAACAGCAAATTCCAGAAGATGCCCTCATTCGGCTGCTCTATGGCGGTTCGGTGACGCCCGACAACGTCAATGAATTTTTGCAAATGAACATTGTCAATGGGGTACTGGTTGGAGGAGTGAGTCTTAAAGCACAAGATTTTTGGGCTTTGGTGACGCATTCTTTTGCATGCTGACTTCCAGCAATGTGTTCACCAATGATATACGCCGTCAGCAACCGCGACGGAATTATTATCACTCAGTTACTATACTCTCGTGAAATCAAAACCTCTAGTTTAATGATAGCGAGAAGCGCGCAGTTTACAATTGTAAATGAGCACTTCGAGAGTATCAGGAAACAGAGGTTTTGATTTCACTTCAGTATACTCTAAAAAATGGTATATCAGACTGATAAACAATTTTCTTTCCATGATGGAGATCTTTTAGGTTTTGTTCGTGATCAGTTGCAATGGTTTTCCATTTGTCGCAGGCAGCTCCAATATCAAAGTTGGGGATTTTTTCAAAAACATAACCAACAAAAGGATGAATGGGCGCTATGAGTTCTATCTCTTCAGTTGTTTTAGAATTCTCACCTTCGATAGACATTGAAAATTCTCTCTTTTTTAACATGTTAAATCCATAATCTTTTGCAAGCTTTTCGAATACGCTTGGGTGTATCGCATTGTAATTGCTCTCATCTGAGGTTGCAAAAATTGTGGCCCCTCCCGGTAAAGCAACCCCCCTCGAGAGAATAGTGGTAAATTCATTGGGGTTATAATTCGAAAATTTAATGCCATTTTCTAAATTATAAGATCCAAGGGAATATAAAAGAGAACTCTTGATGATAGAGCTCATTACTGGATCAGTAAGTAACATGTTAATTAATTTATCTGCCGTACTAAGAATTCTGGAAAGCTTTTCCATATTCTTTAGAGAACTTTTAACAGTTTCTATTTGGCTTTTGGGATATCCAAGCATATGCGTCTGAAAGATAACGTACGCCATTCCGTTGGATTTTAAGGCAGCTTGCATTTCTTCAACATGTTGCACTACATCTAATGGACTGAGATGCTGGGCCAAGTTAAAAGATGTCACTATATCAAATCCTTCTTGATATTCTGGCCATCCATTATAGTTTGCGCTCTTAAGTCTATCGCGAAGCTTATTGCACGATCCAATGTCAAAATGGAAATTCTCTACGCTTTTGCATTTTGGGAATAAATTACCCAGGTTTTGAGGACAAAGCTCGTTCAGATACAATTCAGTATTATGTCCTCTGCTTGCGTTATAAAGTTTTACAGGAAGACGACCATTTCCACACCCTAGTGATAGTATTTTGAGTGGTTTGTTTTGTGATTCCGCACTGACATATTCGAATAAATCAGGTTCTATATGGTCATAGCCATTATAGCAAGTTCCCCTATTATTCTTTGTGGGCTCGGATGGAGGGTTATATTTTATTGGACAAAATTCTGAGGCATGTAGACTGAGCGAAAATATTGTAAGTAGTATATTTGTATATAAATAGATTTTTAGCATTATTAAACTCCATTTTAAATTGAGAACCAATTCTGAGCATCTGAGTTGATACACCCACATGAGAAATGCACCATATGCTCTCACTATCGGGCAATTTTTTCAATCGTCAAAAAAACTACAGTCACTTTCGAATGCTACATGCCGATTGTAAAAGCCAATAATTTGATACGGCTTCAGTACACGCTAGCATTTTCTTGTAAATAGGGTTAGAATCACTTCGAAATTTGTGTTTGCCAACTCCACGGAGTTGAGGAAAGGATAAAGGAAATTATGACGACGGTTTTACTATTGATTCACTTTTTCATTGCAGCTGCACTTGTAGGGGTGATATTAATCCAACGCAGTGAAGGAGGAGCCCTTGGTGGTCTCGGTGGGGGCACCATGGGAGGAATGATGACTGCCCGTGGGAGTGCTAGCCTGCTGACCCGTATAACGACGGTTTTAGCTGGGTCTTTCTTTGGCATGTGTTTACTGTTGGGGGTGATGTTTCGCTCAGGCGGTGAACCACAGTCAATCATAGATATAAATGATGACGATCAGCCGGAGCAGGTAGAGACTATTGAGACGCCATCAACAGAAAGTAGTCAAAGCGCTCCTGCCGATAATCTCGCTGAATAGTATGATTTCTTTACTGTAAACACTTGCAGTATGTTTCCTTAGTTATTATATTATTAATAAGGAAGTTAATAATGCAGGGAGAAGTAACAGTTGTTTGATTGGTTTGACTATACGTTTTTTTCAGGATTTTTATTTTTTGTGGTATTACCCTATGTGGTGTGCATCATAAGTCCGGGTCCGGATTTTGCCATGATTGCTCGCAATAGCTTGATGCATTCCAGGCGGATAGGAGTTTTTACTGCCTTTGGTACCAGCGTCAGCTTGGCCATTCATGCTAGTTACACTCTTGTGGGGATCGCGCTTTTAATTAACGACTCGGTTTGGGGGCTTAGAATCATCCAAGCATTGGGAGCTATATATCTTTGTTATATCGGTTGGCAGTCGTTTCGGGTTGCAACGCCCGTGATTGATGCAAAGGGTGTGGACAAATCTGAACAGGGTTTGAGTTCATTTGCAGCGTTCCGTCAGGGCTTTTTGACTGACTTGCTAAATCCAATGGCCGTGATTTTCTTTCTGTCGATCTTTTCAATGGTGGTTACAGATGAAACTCCTCATTTGGCAAAGGTGTTGTATGGGGCAGTCATTTTTATTCTCGGGTTTTTGTGGTTTGGATTGGTGGCCATCGGTTTTTCCCACCCTAAAGTACAAGAGTTGTTTGCGCGAATGGGGCATTGGCTCGGAAGAATTACGGGCGGTATTTTGTTTTCATTGGGAGTCAAATTGGCTTTTATGGTTGCTCCTTAGATGACCTTATTACGACCATTCAGCGCTTGACTGCCGTCATGTCGGTCAAAGCAAGCTGGGAGGACAAGCTGAATAGCAAGTTGAACAGTTATAGTCCAGGTTAATACAATTTGTCTGCTTGTCTCCAACCCAAAATACCGTTATAACAATTTGTGTATCCCCGGATATATCCATGCCGTCGTAGCTCAGGGGTAGAGCACACCCTTGGTAAGGGTGAGGTCGAGAGTTCAATTCTCTCCGGCGGCACCATTTCAGA includes the following:
- a CDS encoding class I SAM-dependent methyltransferase → MLKIYLYTNILLTIFSLSLHASEFCPIKYNPPSEPTKNNRGTCYNGYDHIEPDLFEYVSAESQNKPLKILSLGCGNGRLPVKLYNASRGHNTELYLNELCPQNLGNLFPKCKSVENFHFDIGSCNKLRDRLKSANYNGWPEYQEGFDIVTSFNLAQHLSPLDVVQHVEEMQAALKSNGMAYVIFQTHMLGYPKSQIETVKSSLKNMEKLSRILSTADKLINMLLTDPVMSSIIKSSLLYSLGSYNLENGIKFSNYNPNEFTTILSRGVALPGGATIFATSDESNYNAIHPSVFEKLAKDYGFNMLKKREFSMSIEGENSKTTEEIELIAPIHPFVGYVFEKIPNFDIGAACDKWKTIATDHEQNLKDLHHGKKIVYQSDIPFFRVY
- a CDS encoding LysE family transporter; this encodes MFDWFDYTFFSGFLFFVVLPYVVCIISPGPDFAMIARNSLMHSRRIGVFTAFGTSVSLAIHASYTLVGIALLINDSVWGLRIIQALGAIYLCYIGWQSFRVATPVIDAKGVDKSEQGLSSFAAFRQGFLTDLLNPMAVIFFLSIFSMVVTDETPHLAKVLYGAVIFILGFLWFGLVAIGFSHPKVQELFARMGHWLGRITGGILFSLGVKLAFMVAP
- the tpiA gene encoding triose-phosphate isomerase encodes the protein MRPNPLIIGNWKMHGSTSQARELAEYFRGQVLKQELKAEVVLCPAFPYLTLVAHYLVGTTLKLGGQDCHTQVEGAYTGDVSAAMLSDLGCAYVICGHSERRSQHQESDVIVKAKAEAAHKAGLISVICIGENQHQRDKGRTLEVLYEQVKGSLPATATSKNTVFAYEPLWAIGTGTAARAQDVNVVFKFLQQQIKQQIPEDALIRLLYGGSVTPDNVNEFLQMNIVNGVLVGGVSLKAQDFWALVTHSFAC
- a CDS encoding S41 family peptidase, translating into MKKIKICACISLLLGFALTGNNVFAAKTKTPPKEDISLRQSAVFYASVAKHVLDTYVEPTDNNELLEGALNGMLSALDPHSGYLNPDKYAQLKGQTEGKFGGLGIEVTMKDGLVEIISPLDDTPADKAGLLPGDLIIRIEKQPVFGLSLIQAVDLLKGDVGTSVELTIRRTSRPDFTVNIKRAIIQIDPVKPRIEKNIGYIRIVTFNEVTTKEVLAAIEEFKDKLGPKLEGIVLDVRNNAGGLLDQAVSVSNLFLDNKPVVTIKARQKGRTHTIQSRPGEMARGIPVAVLINAGSASASEIVAGALQDHRRGIVLGTSSFGKGSVQSVIPLVNGGALKLTTALYFTPKGRSIQKSGIKPDITIKQAVDVKLLDESARIRESDFGRAVTPMDVNGKKIKKPAKNGDSAEASKLDSQTVDKSKRKKPVDYQLLRTIDVLRGIRFYQRTG
- a CDS encoding MFS transporter, encoding MQNSAARVLQQPNYIPDDAPRDETMCDATRSKYHYWRWRIMYTTIFGYATFYLVRGNFAMAMPTLENEFGYTTFQLGIIVSIFYWTYGIGKFVNGYFSDRSNARYFMTAGLVGSATVNYFMGLGSSLIFFGFFWTINACFQSMAWPPIARLLTHWFAPKELGTKWGFWNCSHQIGGALIFIFSGYVIQWISWQAVFYIPAIIATIMSLFLFNRLRDTPRSLGFPPVEVYKGLPTPKATEEDDLPQRELIRRVLENKLLWYVCIANMFLYLVRMGVFTWAPWFLQERGSSIIMSGWQAAAFELAGLGGGVCAGFVSDRLFHGRRGPVGFIYMLGLIVALFCLWILPAGYASIDALILFAIGFLVYGPQVMVGVAAADFASKKAAGMATGLTGTFGYLGAGLSGIGIGLIMPHWGWSGSFLFFIFSAIAGAFFFALTWHSRAKSLDHQ
- the hemB gene encoding porphobilinogen synthase, whose product is MTNVAPSTLTINSPGNFPQVRLRRNRQHKWLRRLVAETTLSIDDLIQPVFVCGQSDPREIPSMPGIKRHSVTELVEYAATIEQKRIPAIALFPFYGPAQRLENVIELLRAENLLCQAIQQVKHAAPELGIIVDVALDPYTTHGQDGIVRDGQVINDETVELISQYAVLLAQMGADIIAPSEMMDGRVGAIRQTLDGARHQDVGIMSYAAKYSSAFYGPFRDAVGSKTCLGQADKHTYQMDPANTNEALREVALDLAEGADSVMVKPGMPYLDIVHRVKTEFGVPTFVYNVSGEYAMLKTAAKEGWLDYDACVLEMLLAFKRAGADGILTYAASDAADLLRKQG